In the genome of Triticum urartu cultivar G1812 chromosome 5, Tu2.1, whole genome shotgun sequence, one region contains:
- the LOC125556627 gene encoding tyrosine-sulfated glycopeptide receptor 1-like, with product MNPMVKCCLLLLLFLAVLLPEARATSCHSDDLHALWGFAGNLSRGAVLLRAAWSGAMCCAWDGVGCDAANGRVTSLCLPGHGLVGSIPGASLAGLAWLEELDLGYNSLHNISGALTMLRGCQNLTTLILTKNFGGEELPGDGFIGFKSLVMFDLGDCALKGRVPGWLSQCKNLEVLDLSHNQLVGTIPSWIGRLDHLCYLDLSNNTLVGEVPKSSKGLNTSGCSPGISFTNMSLYLKHGGRSTLRRQLNHAPNVIAGTNNIVKSGSNNVVAGNDNTIIFGNNNAVSGSYQVVYGNNHVVTGDNHVVSGSNHAASGSHHVVIGKHNIVSGTHNDVGGSKNIVSGSNNVVSGSHNTVSGKNHFVTGHNKVVT from the coding sequence ATGAATCCCATGGTGAAATGCTGCCTGCTGCTCCTCCTCTTCTTGGCGGTTCTCTTGCCTGAGGCGCGCGCGACCTCGTGCCACTCCGATGACCTACACGCGCTGTGGGGCTTCGCCGGGAACCTTAGCAGGGGGGCCGTTCTCCTTCGCGCCGCGTGGTCCGGCGCCATGTGCTGCGCCTGGGATGGTGTGGGTTGTGACGCCGCCAACGGCCGCGTCACGTCGTTGTGCCTTCCTGGACATGGCCTTGTGGGGTCCATCCCAGGAGCCTCCCTCGCAGGCCTCGCGTGGCTGGAGGAACTCGACCTCGGCTACAACAGCTTGCACAACATCTCAGGGGCGCTCACCATGCTGCGTGGGTGCCAGAACCTCACCACGTTAATTCTCACCAAGAATTTCGGCGGCGAGGAGCTACCAGGCGATGGCTTTATTGGGTTCAAGAGCCTCGTGATGTTCGACCTTGGTGATTGTGCTCTCAAGGGCAGGGTTCCGGGATGGTTATCTCAATGCAAGAACTTGGAGGTCCTTGACTTGTCCCACAACCAACTGGTCGGCACCATCCCGTCGTGGATTGGTAGGCTTGATCACCTTTGCTACTTGGATCTCTCCAACAATACATTGGTTGGCGAGGTACCCAAGAGTTCTAAGGGCCTCAACACCTCTGGGTGTTCACCAGGTATCAGTTTCACTAACATGTCATTGTATCTGAAGCATGGCGGAAGAAGCACACTTCGCCGACAACTTAATCATGCCCCAAATGTCATAGCTGGGACCAACAACATTGTCAAATCTGGGAGCAACAACGTTGTGGCTGGGAACGACAACACTATCATATTTGGGAATAACAACGCCGTATCCGGGAGCTACCAGGTCGTATATGGTAATAACCATGTCGTAACTGGGGATAACCATGTCGTATCTGGGAGCAACCATGCCGCGTCTGGGAGCCATCATGTCGTGATTGGAAAACACAATATTGTATCCGGGACCCACAATGACGTAGGTGGGAGCAAAAATATCGTGTCTGGTAGCAACAATGTTGTATCTGGGAGCCACAATACCGTGTCCGGTAAGAACCATTTCGTGACTGGGCACAACAAAGTCGTAACCTGA
- the LOC125510469 gene encoding serine/threonine-protein kinase AFC2-like isoform X2, whose protein sequence is MGRRASDQDKIYRKMGEGTFGQVLECWDRERKEMVAIKIVRAVNKYSDAAMIEIDVLQKLARNDATGKHCVQIRNWFDYRNHICIVCEKLGPSLYDFLRKTAYRPFPIDLVRELGEQLLESVAFMHGLKLIHTDLKPENILLVSSEDAKLAENKDGSFSKKVPKSSAIKLIDFGSTAYDHQDCSYIVSTRHYRAPEVILGHGWSYPCDIWSIGCILVELCSGETLFQTHENLEHLAMMERVLGPLPRHMLERADHHAQKYIRRGRLNWPEGATTRESMRAVLKLPRLQNLVMQHVDHSAGDLIGLLQGLLAYEPSARLTAQEALSHRFFRRHRERRSL, encoded by the exons ATGGGACGTCGCGCCAGCGACCAAG ATAAAATATACAGAAAGATGGGCGAAG GTACTTTTGGTCAGGTGCTGGAATGTTGGGACAGGGAAAGAAAAGAAATGGTAGCTATTAAAATTGTTCGTGCTGTAAACAAATACAGTGACGCAGCAATGATAGAGATTGATGTGCTGCAGAAGCTCGCAAGAAATGACGCCACAGGAAAACA CTGTGTGCAAATACGGAACTGGTTTGACTATCGTAACCATATTTGTATT GTTTGCGAGAAGCTTGGCCCAAGCTTGTATGACTTTCTGCGGAAAACTGCCTACCGCCCATTTCCAATCGACCTAGTTCGTGAGCTTGGAGAGCAACTTTTGGAATCTGTCGCAT TTATGCATGGCCTGAAGTTAATTCATACTGATCTAAAACCAGAGAACATTCTCCTTGTTTCTTCAGAGGATGCTAAGTTAGCTGAAAACAAG GATGGATCATTCTCAAAGAAGGTGCCAAAATCAAGTGCGATCAAGTTAATCGACTTTGGTAGCACAGCATATGATCATCAAGACTGTAGCTACATTGTCTCTACTAGGCACTACCGTGCTCCTGAGGTTATTTTGG GGCATGGGTGGAGCTATCCATGTGATATATGGAGCATTGGTTGTATACTCGTTGAGCTTTGCTCG GGTGAGACATTATTCCAGACCCATGAAAACTTGGAGCACTTGGCAATGATGGAGAGGGTTCTAGGTCCTCTCCCACGGCACATGCTGGAAAGAGCCGA CCACCATGCGCAGAAGTACATCAGAAGAGGAAGGTTGAACTGGCCAGAAGGTGCAACGACACGGGAGAGCATGAGAGCTGTTCTCAAGCTGCCTCGCCTCCAG AACCTGGTGATGCAGCATGTGGATCACTCTGCTGGGGACCTGATCGGGCTGCTGCAGGGCCTCCTGGCGTACGAGCCTTCGGCCAGGCTGACCGCTCAGGAAGCCCTGAGCCACCGCTTCTTCAGGAGGCACCGTGAAAGGCGGTCGCTATGA
- the LOC125510469 gene encoding serine/threonine-protein kinase AFC2-like isoform X3: MCCRSSQEMTPQENIMHGLKLIHTDLKPENILLVSSEDAKLAENKDGSFSKKVPKSSAIKLIDFGSTAYDHQDCSYIVSTRHYRAPEVILGHGWSYPCDIWSIGCILVELCSGETLFQTHENLEHLAMMERVLGPLPRHMLERADHHAQKYIRRGRLNWPEGATTRESMRAVLKLPRLQNLVMQHVDHSAGDLIGLLQGLLAYEPSARLTAQEALSHRFFRRHRERRSL, translated from the exons ATGTGCTGCAGAAGCTCGCAAGAAATGACGCCACAGGAAAACA TTATGCATGGCCTGAAGTTAATTCATACTGATCTAAAACCAGAGAACATTCTCCTTGTTTCTTCAGAGGATGCTAAGTTAGCTGAAAACAAG GATGGATCATTCTCAAAGAAGGTGCCAAAATCAAGTGCGATCAAGTTAATCGACTTTGGTAGCACAGCATATGATCATCAAGACTGTAGCTACATTGTCTCTACTAGGCACTACCGTGCTCCTGAGGTTATTTTGG GGCATGGGTGGAGCTATCCATGTGATATATGGAGCATTGGTTGTATACTCGTTGAGCTTTGCTCG GGTGAGACATTATTCCAGACCCATGAAAACTTGGAGCACTTGGCAATGATGGAGAGGGTTCTAGGTCCTCTCCCACGGCACATGCTGGAAAGAGCCGA CCACCATGCGCAGAAGTACATCAGAAGAGGAAGGTTGAACTGGCCAGAAGGTGCAACGACACGGGAGAGCATGAGAGCTGTTCTCAAGCTGCCTCGCCTCCAG AACCTGGTGATGCAGCATGTGGATCACTCTGCTGGGGACCTGATCGGGCTGCTGCAGGGCCTCCTGGCGTACGAGCCTTCGGCCAGGCTGACCGCTCAGGAAGCCCTGAGCCACCGCTTCTTCAGGAGGCACCGTGAAAGGCGGTCGCTATGA
- the LOC125510469 gene encoding serine/threonine-protein kinase AFC2-like isoform X1, with the protein MATRCAAAADLPAGRPRKRARHGWDVAPATKAQITFCGQEVGDMTTLVLPSHPPDYTCFSLLSKGVARNASPPRREDDKDGHYVFAVGENLTSRYKIYRKMGEGTFGQVLECWDRERKEMVAIKIVRAVNKYSDAAMIEIDVLQKLARNDATGKHCVQIRNWFDYRNHICIVCEKLGPSLYDFLRKTAYRPFPIDLVRELGEQLLESVAFMHGLKLIHTDLKPENILLVSSEDAKLAENKDGSFSKKVPKSSAIKLIDFGSTAYDHQDCSYIVSTRHYRAPEVILGHGWSYPCDIWSIGCILVELCSGETLFQTHENLEHLAMMERVLGPLPRHMLERADHHAQKYIRRGRLNWPEGATTRESMRAVLKLPRLQNLVMQHVDHSAGDLIGLLQGLLAYEPSARLTAQEALSHRFFRRHRERRSL; encoded by the exons ATGGCGACCAGGTGCGCCGCCGCGGCCGATCTGCCCGCCGGCCGCCCCCGCAAGCGGGCCCGGCACGGATGGGACGTCGCGCCAGCGACCAAG GCTCAGATAACATTTTGTGGGCAAGAAGTTGGCGATATGACCACCCTGGTATTGCCGTCACATCCTCCGGACTATACTTGCTTCTCTCTGCTCTCAAAGGGTGTTGCTCGAAATGCTTCCCCTCCTCGGAGAGAAGACGATAAAGATGGCCATTATGTATTTGCTGTTGGAGAGAATTTGACCTCTCGCT ATAAAATATACAGAAAGATGGGCGAAG GTACTTTTGGTCAGGTGCTGGAATGTTGGGACAGGGAAAGAAAAGAAATGGTAGCTATTAAAATTGTTCGTGCTGTAAACAAATACAGTGACGCAGCAATGATAGAGATTGATGTGCTGCAGAAGCTCGCAAGAAATGACGCCACAGGAAAACA CTGTGTGCAAATACGGAACTGGTTTGACTATCGTAACCATATTTGTATT GTTTGCGAGAAGCTTGGCCCAAGCTTGTATGACTTTCTGCGGAAAACTGCCTACCGCCCATTTCCAATCGACCTAGTTCGTGAGCTTGGAGAGCAACTTTTGGAATCTGTCGCAT TTATGCATGGCCTGAAGTTAATTCATACTGATCTAAAACCAGAGAACATTCTCCTTGTTTCTTCAGAGGATGCTAAGTTAGCTGAAAACAAG GATGGATCATTCTCAAAGAAGGTGCCAAAATCAAGTGCGATCAAGTTAATCGACTTTGGTAGCACAGCATATGATCATCAAGACTGTAGCTACATTGTCTCTACTAGGCACTACCGTGCTCCTGAGGTTATTTTGG GGCATGGGTGGAGCTATCCATGTGATATATGGAGCATTGGTTGTATACTCGTTGAGCTTTGCTCG GGTGAGACATTATTCCAGACCCATGAAAACTTGGAGCACTTGGCAATGATGGAGAGGGTTCTAGGTCCTCTCCCACGGCACATGCTGGAAAGAGCCGA CCACCATGCGCAGAAGTACATCAGAAGAGGAAGGTTGAACTGGCCAGAAGGTGCAACGACACGGGAGAGCATGAGAGCTGTTCTCAAGCTGCCTCGCCTCCAG AACCTGGTGATGCAGCATGTGGATCACTCTGCTGGGGACCTGATCGGGCTGCTGCAGGGCCTCCTGGCGTACGAGCCTTCGGCCAGGCTGACCGCTCAGGAAGCCCTGAGCCACCGCTTCTTCAGGAGGCACCGTGAAAGGCGGTCGCTATGA